TGACATATCTTCCAGCGACATATATCGTAAGTATGATGATAGCAAATGCACCGATAAGCGATAATAAATTTATGTTATCTTCAAGATTAAACCATTGCATATCAAAAGCCCCTTTACTTTTTTTGCTCAATGACAACATCAGTTAAGCTGTCATTTAAAGCCAAATTTGAATACTTCTCATAATTTCTCTTGCCAATACGCTCTGACTTATATAGATGAAAAAAATATCCATACAAAACAAGCACTAAAAAGGCTGTCAAGAAAAAGTATCCATATGCTTGAAACTGTGCTAAATTTTCCATTTTAGCACCTTACTTTAGACTATTTAAATAGGCGATAAGTGCTACTATTTCGCGTATCTCACCATTCTTAAAAGCATTTTTAACATCTTCATCTTTCATATTTGCTATTATCACTTCAGCTTCAGCTTTTACTATAGCTTTGCTCTCATCAAAAGTGCCAAGCTTAGGCATATCTGGCATATCATAAGGTGTGTTAAATACTTTTTTAACA
This window of the Campylobacter anatolicus genome carries:
- a CDS encoding cytochrome c oxidase, cbb3-type, CcoQ subunit, yielding MENLAQFQAYGYFFLTAFLVLVLYGYFFHLYKSERIGKRNYEKYSNLALNDSLTDVVIEQKK